From the genome of Desulfatibacillum aliphaticivorans DSM 15576:
ATAGATTCTGGCCCCATTTACAAAAATCATGGCGCCGTTTGCGTCATAAAAACGCCCCTTAACGGCGCAGTCATAGGCCACATCTTTGCCTGTGTATTGAACCTCTCCCATAACGATATTGGTTCCCGCGCTGTTTGTTGTTATCCGGGATGATTTGAGGATTAGATTGTTGGCCTCTCCGTCGCTCGCGGTATTGTCGTTAACGCTCCCGCCCGAAGAGGAGCCGCCGGAGGAGCCGCCGGAGGAGCCGGTTCCGGCCGAGCCGTCATAACTGGGAATAACTCCGTCGTCGTTGCCCTTACCTTCTGTTCCGCAACCTGCTGAAAAGATTAAACAAAAAAAAGCAGCCATGATTAAGCACAGGCCGCTTGCCTTTCTTCGGGAACCAAATAATATGGGCAGCATTTGACGAAAATCCTTTCTGGCATGGAAGCAAGCAGCAGCATAGGCTCGACATTGTCGAACTCAAGAAGCCTTGGCGCGCTTCAGGCGTAAACCCCTCGGGCGAACTTTTACGTCCGCCTCTTTACTGCCTAAACCGCTGCTCAGTATTATTCAGGATATGAACGGGAAGTAGTATTTTGTCAAGTATTTTCAGCATAAAGGAGGTAAAATGACAGGCGTGGGTATGTAAGGCGTGTTAGTCGCCGATGGTTTTTGAAAAATCCGGGATGGTTTCCGGTTTTCCAGCCTCCATATACTTGTTCTCTCCGGGTCTGGCTGTAACATTTTCGTAAACGCCGTTATCTCTTCTCACCAGCTTGGTAAAGCCCAGATCCTTCAGTTCGCTGTCCGTCTTGGGGGTGTTGATATTGCTTCTGGATATTATTTTTCTGACCGGCCCGCCGCAGTCCGGGCATCTGGTCAGCGGGTTTTCCCGCATGGACTGAACCACTTCAAACACAGCGCCGCGGCCGCAAGGTTCGCCAAGGTGTTCATATTCGTAAATCGCCATGATTATCCCCCTGAAAAAACACTGATAAAATTCATTTCGCCATATTAGGGCATATTAAATTTGACAGCGAGCCCATTTCTTGACACTAGTTCATTTTATCCCATATACTGGTCAGTATATACAATGATTTGTATTTTTTGTCCATGGGCCGCACAATTTGCCGCCAGACAAATATTAGGCTTACCTTCAAAAAACAACCCAAATTTTAAAGGACGGGACCATGGCGTCAACCATTAACTTCAAGCGTTTGGTGCAAACGGACGCTGTGCATGTCTTGGAAGATTTGGCCGAAGCCCTTCGGCTGCCTGTTTTAGTGGGGGATTCCGCCAAACGGACCTTGTGGGGCGATGAGAAGGCCAAGGCATCGGGGGGCGAATTTCCGGTATGGCTGGCCGGCCGCATCATAGGCTATGTTTTAGGCTCCCCGCAGGCGTACTGCATGGCATCGTTGCTCTCCCATCTTTCCCAGCAGGAGTTGGAAAAACGGGAAGCCATGGAGCAAGTGCTGGACAAGGAGTCCGAAATCAGCCTGATTCATGAGATCCATTCCAGGCTGGGCGCCAGCCTTGATGTGGCGGAAATCGCCATGGCCCTGGTGGACGAGGCTACCAGCACGGTGGAGTCCACGGGCGCTTCGGTAATGCTGCTGAATGAAGAAACCGGCAGGCTGGAAATTGCGGCGGCTTTTGGCAGAAAAATGAATGATCGCCCCGTGCTGAAGCCTGGCGTCGGCATAGTGGGGGACGTTTTGCTGACCGGGATTCCCGAGGTGGTGCCGGACGTGTCCAAAGACGCCCGGTACGTGCCCGGCTCTTATCCCATATGCTCGTTGATCTGCGTGCCCATTGCCGCGGCTGACAGGATTATCGGCGCCATTAACATCAGCAATCAGAGGCCGGCCAATTACGGCGAGCCGGAGGTAAAGCACGTGTTCGCCCTGGCGACCCACGCCGCGGCGGCCATAGACAAGGCCCGGCTGCATCAGACGGCTCTTAAGGAAACCTGTGCACCGCCGGCGCCCGAAGCGGCGCCTCCGGCCAAAGGCGCGGCGCGGCTTCTGTGCCGGATAGGGGGGAACGGCGATTCCGCCAAAGAGTGCTGTAAGGAGACGGCGTCGGTCTTGTTTTCCGGCATTCGGGCGTACTCCGGTCATTATGACTCCATGGGCGTTGAGGAAAATTTTTCTTTCATCAACGATTATGTAGACGCCATCGGCCTGCCCGTCCTGAGAAACAACGGCGTCATAGGCGATTTTCAGGGCGACGGCATAATGGCCTTGTTTCCGGACATGGAGGGCAAAGGACCGGAACAGGCGGTTAGAGCCGCCATTGAAATGCACCGCGATTTGCGGGATTTTTCGGAGCAGCGCAGAAAGGCCGCCAAGCTGCCGGTGGACATGGGAATCGGGATTCACACCGGGAGCGTTTCCGTCGGCCATATTGAACTCGGCGGAGAGCGGGAAAGCGTGGTTTTGGGGGAGGCCGCCGGCGTCGCCGCCAAGTTGGAGAGGCTTTCCAAAGTTTACGGCCTGCGCGTGGCGGTTTCCGGGGCCACGTGGAAGGCTCTTCCCAAAGGGAAGACCTACGGCTTGCGTGAGGCCGACATGGTCGCCATGCCGGGCAAGGACGCCGCCGTCACCTTGTATGAGGTGTTTGGGGCCGACCCCCGGGGCGTGCGGGAGAGCAAAGCAAAGCATTTGAGCGCCTATGAAGATGCTTTAGGCCTGTTCAGGACCCGGGAGTGGGAGAAGGCCGGAAGGATTTTCGCCAAGCTTCACGAATTTATGCCATTTGACAAGCTGAGTCTGATATACTGGAGGCGCTGTCAGGCGTTTATCA
Proteins encoded in this window:
- a CDS encoding GAF domain-containing protein, with protein sequence MASTINFKRLVQTDAVHVLEDLAEALRLPVLVGDSAKRTLWGDEKAKASGGEFPVWLAGRIIGYVLGSPQAYCMASLLSHLSQQELEKREAMEQVLDKESEISLIHEIHSRLGASLDVAEIAMALVDEATSTVESTGASVMLLNEETGRLEIAAAFGRKMNDRPVLKPGVGIVGDVLLTGIPEVVPDVSKDARYVPGSYPICSLICVPIAAADRIIGAINISNQRPANYGEPEVKHVFALATHAAAAIDKARLHQTALKETCAPPAPEAAPPAKGAARLLCRIGGNGDSAKECCKETASVLFSGIRAYSGHYDSMGVEENFSFINDYVDAIGLPVLRNNGVIGDFQGDGIMALFPDMEGKGPEQAVRAAIEMHRDLRDFSEQRRKAAKLPVDMGIGIHTGSVSVGHIELGGERESVVLGEAAGVAAKLERLSKVYGLRVAVSGATWKALPKGKTYGLREADMVAMPGKDAAVTLYEVFGADPRGVRESKAKHLSAYEDALGLFRTREWEKAGRIFAKLHEFMPFDKLSLIYWRRCQAFIKSPPGNGWVGVSRLSEM
- a CDS encoding FmdB family zinc ribbon protein, translating into MAIYEYEHLGEPCGRGAVFEVVQSMRENPLTRCPDCGGPVRKIISRSNINTPKTDSELKDLGFTKLVRRDNGVYENVTARPGENKYMEAGKPETIPDFSKTIGD